The genomic interval CTAATCTTTCTGAAGAAAACACCATTCTTACACGGGTTTATAGTTCGATGGATATGGGGCTTTTGGATAACCCATATGGTTTTGTCTGAATTTTCGTAGTCCTCTATTGAAGGGCACTTTGAGCATCTTCTAATATTAAGATTGGCCTTTAGGATTATAGTTGTGTGGGATTTGATGGTTTTGCGAATGTGGCAAAATCATGAGTGGCTGTGCTCCATAAATGAGGGATCTCTGTAGATTGATGGATTTTGAACTGTCCGAGCTGTGTTCCCTGACTATCGAAGTCTAGAATGTACAATATATAGTTTTGATTCTGGTTATAGGTGTAAATTAATCAAGTTAGCTTAAAGTTAAAATTTGAACATCGAAGTTATTAGAAAAGGCCAGTGTTCTAGATTTCATCTGAGGTGCGCTTAGTGGTTTTTGGTTTGAAATCAATTGTTAATGCTTCAGTCATGCTAGCTCTAGGTTTTGTTATGTTGGTAGTTTTACGAATCACTTCACTAAGAAGTGAGATTCTTACTGATAACATGTGTTCTCAGTGGGTTACAATTTGACTTTTGAACATGATGAGGTTCACTTCTGTGCGTTTAAGCATAAAGCATGATGATTTTATCGATCCCTTTGACACTCCCAAATCCGCGTAGCATCTCTGCTTCATTGCTTTAGACATGTATGATTGCCTTTCTTTGTTCCAATGTTATTCACGTTTTACACTGGTGCTTCAAAAGCTCCCAAGAGAATTGGAGAAGAAAGCCAAGACACATAGGAAGAAAGACaagaaagagaggaaggagaagaaactCCTGGATGAGGATAGAAAAGCGCAAAAAGGCGATTATTTAGCCACTTGCCCTACTACATGGGGGATGGATGCAATTACAAGATGTCCTGGAGAAGTAGAATCTAATCAACTGGAGAAGAGTGACATTACGGAAGAACATGAATTACCAATGTGCCACTTGTCTGATGGCACCCAAAGCggcacaaaaagaaaaagtggTTTGTTGGTTCAACTTGGGTATTGATGCTTTACCTGAAGCGGattgatattttgaatttcctaatttttattttcaatttgatcCCAGCAGGTACCATAATTCGCTTCAAGTCATTGTCCAATTGGACTGATCCAGTATCCCCGCATGTCTCTTGTTCCCAGTCTTCTGGGAAGGCAGATTTAAAGGTGACAGAAATTGTGCATGCTTCTATCCCAGAGACAATTTTAGAATCTGAGAAAGGTACTTCTACTTCGGACCAAAAGAAGTCTGCATGTGAAGACCATGCAGAAGGTTTACTGTATCGGTCTTTAATTGATAATTGGGTCCAGCCTCTACTTCAATCGGTACTGAATGATTATGGTGATGAAGATTGGCTCTTTGAGAATAAGCAGGATAGTTGTCATGGTTCTAAAAGATTCAAAGCTAGCAATGAGGTGGTGTCATGTTGTACAAGCCAGACACTGTGGCCACAAGCAATGTGGTTGTCTGAACCGGGCTTATCGGCATTACCCTTTAGTGTTccattttagagttttttttttgtataccTGGTGGCTTGTACAGTATAGTTCCACTGAGCATTAAGATGGCTACAACTTATTGTTCTTGTAGAAGGCATCATCAGCCTTTTGAAATTCTCTTGTAATGACATATTCAActtttataaaagaaaaatatcaaatcTTATGACTGATTTTTACACTACTGCCTTGTGTTCCAACCTTGAATTGATATATGCTATTCACTGTTGAATGGTCTGCTGTATGTCATTCTATCCCCTGTATATGTGCAATATGACAGAATGATGTGGTGGCAAAGTAAACAGAATATGCACCACCATAGAAGCATCCACAATTCAAAAACTATGACCAACTATTGTCAAGTAGTCCCTCAACTTAAAGCGGGGAGTTTTTCCAGCACTGGATGCTGTATCGGTAGAACTTGATGATGAAACTGTATCAGTAGAAGTTGATGATGAAAAGCTATCATCCTTTGTCTCCGACACTCTGGAAACTGAATCCCAGTCAGGTTCCAGTTCTTCGATTTCACAATAGCCTGACCCATTAGCATCTGTCTCCCCCCTCAAGAGTTTCAGCACTTGCCTCATATGTGGACGAACTTGAGCCGAATGATTTGTGCAAAGATTTGCTGCCAGCGACATTCTACGCATTTGGACAATATCATAGTCCCCTTTTAGCTTGGGATCCAGCAATGCTGTACGATCTCCAATCTTCAATAGCTTTCTTGCCTGAATCAACAAAATGTGACAGGCTTTAGGAAATGAATACTGAACAGAATTTGGTAAATTGTAAAACTAGGGTAgagttcttagttcttaccCACTTGATTAAGCTCTCCTGTCCTTCTGGGGCCTCAACATCTACTGGCTTTCTTCCTGATAAAAGTTCGAGGAGAACCACACCAAAGGCATAAACGTCAACCTTGTCACTGACCCTCCCCTGCATGAAATACTCTGGAGCCATGTATCCGAAAGTTCCGACCACATCATTACTTATCACATAACTAGAATCTACTGATCCCCATATAGCTAGCCCAAAATCCGATAACTGTATACATAAAACATTTgaaaaaatgaataaaacaGCAATAAAATCTCCAATATGGTGCAGGAAAATGAAGTAAGGCAAGTGTATGTCACCCTACCTGTGGCTGAAGATCACTTGAGAGAAGAATGTTTGCAGATTTTACATCTCTATGAATAATCGGCTGACTGCGTTCGCTGTGGAGATAATTTAGAGCCTCAGCAACTGCAACTGCCACATTGAATCTCACTTCCCATGGCAGTACAGAACCATCATTACAATCTGCAACAAAATCAAGTATTCAAATTTTGTTAAGCCTTGAAATCAATGGATTCACAGGAAAAAATTAAGCTATTGAAGTTCACAGGAATGCTTACGATGCAAGTTCGCCTCCAAACTCCCCCTCGGAAGCAGCTCATACACTAAAACAAGATTGTCATCCTCCACACACACACCAATAAGAGATGCAATGTGCTTGTGCTTAATTGAAGACACAAAGTTGGCTTCCAAGCAAAAATCATCCCAAGCTTCCTTGTATGCTTTCAAAATCTTCAGCGCCACAGATTTCCCACATCGAAGAATTCCTCTGTAAACACTGCTGCACCCTCCCTCGCCAATAAGATTCTCTGTTGACAAACATCACATCTTCAGAAAGACAGCTTCACACAAAAAATTATGTACCAACTGAATGAAGATTCTAACTTTACCTGAGGAGAACTTATAAGTTGCAGTCCTAATTTCAGCGTAGCTAAATATTCTGCAACCTTGCGAGTCTTTCTTATTGAGGAACTTCATTTCTCTAGCAAGCTGCAGATTAAACAACGTTGTTCGACTCGGAAGTCCCATCACCCACTCGACTACAGAAATCTTAGTCTCGAAATTTCTAGCAGGACTACTCATGGTTTCGGAATTCGCTACACGAAGCAGAGGCCAACCAGGCCTTGATACAGGTGATGcatattcatcttcttcaacctCCCTACTCTTCAAATCGTTCTCTGATTTTTGACAAGCTTCCTTAGTCTCAATAGGAACTGTTACTTTCTGAAGGGGCCAGCCAAAAACTGTTTCTGACATATCACAACTCAACCATCCTCTATCAGATTCCATAGATGaattcctcttcttcctcctcattGTTTAGACCTGTAAACTCAAAAGCTATAAGCTTCAGCCTCCTTGAATTTTTATACTAACTATAGTAAttcacatatatattttatcatACTATGCTTGGAACTATATAATACTAACAAAGCTCAGCCACCTTGACTATTCCAGAAATGATTTACACGTTGTACTTacctatcatcaacatatatcaGAGATTCAGAGTAGACTGGCAGGCATATTATTTAGAAATTTCTCATCGACTTCATCTTTTATTGGTTTTCAAGATCAGAAACTATAGGACAAACAGGAGGAAGTATTTGCATTATCtattatcaaattaaagtgACGGAAGTTGACCCGGATCTTCTTCATTTTGAAATTTCTGAAGGGCTTATTATTCTTGCATACAAAATCATCTAATCCAACCAACCTGACCAACCCATCTTTTAAACTCCTTAATATTTGCAGACAAATAAGTACACCTAATGTGACTAATCTCTCCGGCAGGTCAAACTTAGAGGTATTGTTGACCATTGTAGCTGCTACCTATCACGCCACCATAAACATCCTCACTTGCAATGAAAGTTCATCTTtcgtatcaaaaaaaaaaaatgaaagtccATCTTCTTTATTTTCCGTTTAGGTGATTTAATTTTTAGACAGTACTATAAAAAATTTACATACCTGTCACAACTGATTGATATATTTCACTGGTAGGTTTTTTGGGACACAAGGATTCCTTGGCACATTGGCAAATAAATCATAATACAAACTAATGTTTGTAACGTAAGGATTCCTAGGCACATTGGCAAATAAACCATAACTATATTCTATAAATAGTCGAACTTAGGTCTTGACAGACATAGAAAATTAGCGTATTCTACACGTTCGAGTTATTTCAAGCTCTTGAGTTACTTTTATTATAATGTTATTATATTATTAGAAAATTATTTAGTAGTAGTAGAAcacatttgaattaactaaaaactcactttttatatttcttatacaaattagaACATAAGCCAAATCCCAAAgaataagtaaaacaaaattgattaattaattaatgtaaaaatatctaaaatatttttattttagtgaaaattaccaaatgtTACTCATATATCTAACAAATTtttctctcctcattttttagttttttttccggcaaatttaagttttccggccaaaccatcggcaatttggaggtgagctaatatataaagttgttcatTATGTCATGGgttttcatttaagtaccatattgcatatgttttgagaaattttgaaatttcaaattttactCACAAAAAActacagtagcagttagtttctcagtcgACAATAGCAATTAGatttataatcgacagtagcaggtacATTCCAAGTCGACAATAACAGTTAGATTCATATtcgacagtagcatgtacTTTCCAAGTCGACAATAGCATATATCTTCCAAGTCGATAGTAACAGCTAATTTTTAACtcaacagtagcagttagtttttatagttGATAATAGcagttaatttttataatcgacagtagctGATAGTCTATTCATTGATAGTAGCAAACACTAACGGTCAAAGAGgggtaaaaaataaaatatttcattacatgtggcaacttgccatcatttggtatttatttgtaaattttagtccttatttgctttatcaaattaaatattgagttatttgtaaactaaattgttgTATTATACATTTGAGTAGTTTGTTATTCTATTATTTGATGCAACATCCTTCGCAAGTCATTGATGCTCCGTATGAtttatgaaaaatttctcTGAAGGTAATTAATAATAGTTTctctcaaatatttttttgaaataGGTTAGACCGACGATCTCATGCTATAATCATTAATAAAACTGCATAATACAAGTGAAGCTTAATATAACCCAAAAATATAAGAATATTCCGAAATAATATCAAACGTCTTTACATAATCCATGCACTCTAATTTATAAGCACAATCGATATCGATATCAGTATGTGTATCAAAAAATCTTTCAATATacctaaattttaaaaacattCAAACAAAAGTTGAAATCAATGATTTTAATCAACGGTCAAATCACACTAATCCATGCCGGGTCGGGTCGTAAATGTTATTCGGGCTTGCCCTAAAAGTTTACCAGAAATCAGTTTCAATCAATAACACGAACTTGGTGACCTGTATCAGCTCTCAGTCCATGACGCCAGATCATAATAGACTTGAACTCCTCTCACCATAGCTAACAAATTCAACGTTCAATTCaccgagagagaagagagaaaatgataCTGGACGGAATCGGAGACGAGGACAAATGGCTCGCTGAAGGCATCGCCGGAATTCAACACCACGCCTTCTACATGCACCGAGCTCTGGTACTCCCTCTCTCATTTCCTAATCCTATTTCCATCAGATTCATACAAATCCCCAAATCTCTCTAAACCTAATTCCgatttcatttctttcttctcagGATGCGAACAATCTCAGAGACGCTCTCAAGTACTCGGCTCAGATGCTCTCCGAGCTCCGAACCTCGAGACTCTCGCCTCACAAGTACTACGAGCTCTGTAAAGTCTCTTCGCTCGATTTCTCGCTGTGATTCCGTGATTGATTTGGTCTTTGTTTGTAGCTGGAATTTTGATCTGTCACTTCTATGTGTTCTTGATCGATTTGACAGATATGCGAGCGTTTGATGAGTTGAGGAAGCTGGAGATGTTCTTCAAGGATGAGAGCAGGCACGGCGTTTCGATCATTGATCTATACGAGCTTGTTCAGCACGCTGGCAACATTTTACCGAGATTGTAAGTCAAAATCCTCTGACCTGCTTATCATATCATAATGAGGCTACATTGTTGATTCATCAAAACTCTGTCGAGGTCGTAGTTGTATACTTCTTTAGTTGAAATTATTACGATGAATGTCGCGGTGAGAAATGAACTAAAAGTTTTGTGATGAGATACTAGTTTAaatgttcatttttttttcttaaacatATGGAAGAGAAAATGCACGATAAAGATGTCGAGTGAGATACTTGTTTCAGTTATATCGATATTTGGTAGCGGGTATGAGGTTCTGGTCGTGTATTTAACAGGTATCTCCTATGTACGGTAGGATCTGTGTACATTAAATCGAAGGAAGCACCTGCCAAGGACGTGCTTAAAGACCTCGTGGAAATGTGTCGCGCTGTTCAACATCCGGTTCGTGGACTCTTTCTAAGGAGTTACCTTTCTCAAATCAGTAGAGATAAGTTGCCCGATCTTGGTTCCGAGTATGAAGGGTGAGATTCCTTTCTTTGGCTAATGTTGTTTTCAATTACCATGGTCAATGATTTGTGCTTTAGATTGGATGGATATATGAATGCATTAGATTGTAATGATGTTTCACTGTCTTCACAGAGGTTCTGACACTGTTGATGATGCCGTAGATTTTGTGCTACATAATTTCACAGAGATGAATAAGCTTTGGGTTCGAATGCAGTATCAGGTCTGTTCAATATCTATGAATCTTTATCTGTTCTTTCGTCTTGACATGCATGGCACCAGAGTACTTGCATGCCGTAGAGGTAGAAGTGAGTCATGAGGGCATGATTTTTGGTCATGCAGGTGTTATGGTGCTTATGAATCATTCATACTCTTTGAAGATCCTGAGTTGAGGCCTTGTTTGGGCTTTCTGGTCTGCAGGGACCGGATCGGGCGAGAGAGAAgcatgaaaaggaaagaagcgAACTTCGTGATCTGGTAATATCAGTGTTATGAATCTATCAGCAGATTGAATAGTGTATTTCACATTGTAATGTGAACTTACTCCTGTCCAAATGTCCATGATAGGTAGGAAAAAATCTCCATGTTCTCAGTCAGATAGAGGGTGTGGAACTTCAAATGTACAAAGACACTGTTCTTCCCAGAGTATTGGAGCAGGTTCTTTAATTGGCTTCACTTCTCgattgatttatttttttgggttAATTCTTAATACTTTTCTTCATGGAGCTATGTGATACAGTGCACTTTCTAATTCTTTTTCAACCCCCCATCCACCTGGTTTGCGCAGGTTATTAATTGTAAAGATGAGCTGGCCCAGTATTATTTAATGGATTGCCTAATTCAGGTCTTTCCAGACGAGTATCACTTGCAGACACTGGAAACGTTATTGGGTGCTTGCCCCCAGCTTCAGGTACATAACAATATCCCTTGTAGTTGCCAGATGAAGCAGCTTGTTGACTACTTTCTCGTTCTAATATATTCTTCAACTGCAGCCAACAGTGGATGTCAAGACAGTATTATCTCAATTAATGGACAGGTTATCAAATTATGCTGCTTCAAGTACAGATGTGAGTTATCTAAAAGCTGTCTTAATGCCCCTATTACTTTCATATTTTGTCTCCCATTTGTGTGCTGCTTCTTCTTGTCATGTTTTTGAATTGATGATTGTGCACAATTTTTGTTCAGGTATTACCCGAATTTCTTCAAGTCGAAGCTTTTGCTAAACTAAGCAATGCTATTGGAAGGGTAAGCTCGCTTTCATTGATGTTGTGTTATATCTAGATACAAATTAGTGCTACCTTATTTCATATAATTATGTATTTGTGAAAGTAAATCGTAATCGTGTGGGTACTAGTCGCAATCTACTGTAACATTCCGGTATACTTTGTTGCTTAACTACTCCCAGTGAAGAAAAGGTACAATTTATCCCAcatgaatgaagagatacgAAGGAATGTAATTTAAGTGCTACTTCTCAGTTCTCAACTAAGCTCCTACTATGTATCTTTCTTGTATGATATctaaaaaaacccaaaagaaTCAGAATTTTTTGGTGTAGTTACCAATATAGTTCCAACACATATGCCAAGAGTGGTGGTCTGTTACTATCGAGTATCTCTCCTCTTCACGattgaatgttttctaataatggATAGTATACTGTTAAAACCCTTGATTTGATGTGTAAACTGTATGATCCTATGAATCACCTTATATAAATTTCAGGTGATAGAAGCGCAAGTTGA from Argentina anserina chromosome 2, drPotAnse1.1, whole genome shotgun sequence carries:
- the LOC126782110 gene encoding uncharacterized protein LOC126782110 isoform X3, which produces MSRCFPYTPSVKAAQNREALLEPIKLPRELEKKAKTHRKKDKKERKEKKLLDEDRKAQKGDYLATCPTTWGMDAITRCPGEVESNQLEKSDITEEHELPMCHLSDGTQSGTKRKSGTIIRFKSLSNWTDPVSPHVSCSQSSGKADLKVTEIVHASIPETILESEKGTSTSDQKKSACEDHAEGLLYRSLIDNWVQPLLQSVLNDYGDEDWLFENKQDSCHGSKRFKASNEVVSCCTSQTLWPQAMWLSEPGLSALPFSVPF
- the LOC126782110 gene encoding uncharacterized protein LOC126782110 isoform X4; translation: MSRCFPYTPSVKAAQNREALLEPIKLPRELEKKAKTHRKKDKKERKEKKLLDEDRKAQKGDYLATCPTTWGMDAITRCPGEVESNQLEKSDITEEHELPMCHLSDGTQSGTKRKSTIIRFKSLSNWTDPVSPHVSCSQSSGKADLKVTEIVHASIPETILESEKGTSTSDQKKSACEDHAEGLLYRSLIDNWVQPLLQSVLNDYGDEDWLFENKQDSCHGSKRFKASNEVVSCCTSQTLWPQAMWLSEPGLSALPFSVPF
- the LOC126782110 gene encoding uncharacterized protein LOC126782110 isoform X1 produces the protein MSRCFPYTPSVKAAQNREALLEPIKLPRELEKKAKTHRKKDKKERKEKKLLDEDRKAQKGDYLATCPTTWGMDAITRCPGEVESNQLEKSDITEEHELPMCHLSDGTQSGTKRKSAGTIIRFKSLSNWTDPVSPHVSCSQSSGKADLKVTEIVHASIPETILESEKGTSTSDQKKSACEDHAEGLLYRSLIDNWVQPLLQSVLNDYGDEDWLFENKQDSCHGSKRFKASNEVVSCCTSQTLWPQAMWLSEPGLSALPFSVPF
- the LOC126782110 gene encoding uncharacterized protein LOC126782110 isoform X2 codes for the protein MSRCFPYTPSVKAAQNREALLEPIKLPRELEKKAKTHRKKDKKERKEKKLLDEDRKAQKGDYLATCPTTWGMDAITRCPGEVESNQLEKSDITEEHELPMCHLSDGTQSGTKRKTGTIIRFKSLSNWTDPVSPHVSCSQSSGKADLKVTEIVHASIPETILESEKGTSTSDQKKSACEDHAEGLLYRSLIDNWVQPLLQSVLNDYGDEDWLFENKQDSCHGSKRFKASNEVVSCCTSQTLWPQAMWLSEPGLSALPFSVPF
- the LOC126782101 gene encoding protein kinase STUNTED-like, translating into MRRKKRNSSMESDRGWLSCDMSETVFGWPLQKVTVPIETKEACQKSENDLKSREVEEDEYASPVSRPGWPLLRVANSETMSSPARNFETKISVVEWVMGLPSRTTLFNLQLAREMKFLNKKDSQGCRIFSYAEIRTATYKFSSENLIGEGGCSSVYRGILRCGKSVALKILKAYKEAWDDFCLEANFVSSIKHKHIASLIGVCVEDDNLVLVYELLPRGSLEANLHHCNDGSVLPWEVRFNVAVAVAEALNYLHSERSQPIIHRDVKSANILLSSDLQPQLSDFGLAIWGSVDSSYVISNDVVGTFGYMAPEYFMQGRVSDKVDVYAFGVVLLELLSGRKPVDVEAPEGQESLIKWARKLLKIGDRTALLDPKLKGDYDIVQMRRMSLAANLCTNHSAQVRPHMRQVLKLLRGETDANGSGYCEIEELEPDWDSVSRVSETKDDSFSSSTSTDTVSSSSSTDTASSAGKTPRFKLRDYLTIVGHSF